The region CCCGGTACCACCTCGAAGTGCACCGCGGTACGGACGACCGCCTGTACCTCCTTGACCACCGAGTCGTGGCCGAACGGGTCACCGGCGACCAGGTGCACCGCCGACAGCCCGGACCGGGCCGCGGAGATCAGTACCTTGGCGACGTCGCCGGGGGCGCCCTCGGCCGGGCTGAACTGGGCGTCCTCCTTGGCCTCGGCGCGCAGGACATCGAGCAACGACTCGGGGACACCCCGGTCGAAGATGACCTGGTCCGCCTCGACCAGCGCGTCGTGCGCCCGGCGGGTCAGCAGGCCAGGGTCGCCGGGGCCGGCCCCGACGAACGCGATGTGGCCTGCGGGCTTACGGGTGCGGATCATGGCTGTGCTCCAAAATGCTGGGTCCTCGCGCCGGGGTGCGAAGGCGTACCGAGGATCGAGTCGGCGCCGCGGTCGAGGAGTTCGGCGGCGAGTGCCTTACCGATCTCCCCGGCGTCGGCGGGCGTACCGGTGCGGGACAGCCGGAGGTCATGGACCCCATCCGGACTGATCACCGCCCCGCGCAGGTAGATCTCATCGCCGTCGTCGCCCTCGGCGAGTTCCGCGAATGCGGCGACCGGTGCGCTACAGCCGGCCTCCAGGGTGGCCAGCAACGCCCGTTCCGCGGTGATCGCGGCCCGGGTCGGTGCGTGGTCGAGCAGGGCGAGCAGCTCGATCAGATCCGGCTCGTCGGCCCGGCACTCGACCGCGAGGGCACCCTGGGCGGGCGCGGGCAACATCAGCATCGGATCGAGCGTCTCGGTGATCTCGGCGGTGCGGCCGAGCCGGGCCAGTCCGGCCCGGGCGAGCACCACCGCGTCAAGGTCCGCGTTCGGACCGAGTACCCGCTGGACGCGGGTGTCGACGTTGCCGCGGATCGGGACGACCTCGAACTGCAACCCGAGTGCGTGCAGTTGGGCGATCCGGCGCAGCGCGCCGGTGCCGATGGTCGAGCCGGGGGCCAGTTCGGCCAGGGTGCGACCGTCCCGGGCGACGAGCGCGTCGCGCGGGTCCTCGCGCTCGGGCACGGCCGCGATGTGCAGGCCGTCCGCGGGTGCGGTGGGCAGGTCCTTGTACGAGTGCACGGCGAAGTCGATCTCGTGGGCGAGCAGCGCGTCACGCAGCGCCGAGACGAACACCCCGACGCCGAGCCGCTGCACCGGTGCGGAGGACCGGTCGCCGGCGGTGACCACCTCGACCAGTTCGACCTCTCGGCCGGTGGCGGCCCGGACGGCGTCGGCGACCATGCCGGACTGGGCCATGGCCAGGGCGCTGCCCCTGGTTCCCAGGCGCAGGGCGGTCATCGGTCACCTCCCGGAGCGGGCAGCGACAGCCGGGGGGCGATCTCGGGCACGGTGTCGACCTGTGCGGTGTTCGGTACTTCCAGGTCGAAGAGTTCACGCAGCAGGGCGGTGTACTGGTCGCCGCCGGGTTCGGCGGCGAGCTGGCGGACCCGTACGGTCGGCTGGTGCAGCAGCCGCTGGACCACCCGGTGCACGGTGTGTGCGACGTCGGCCCGCTGGTCGTCGGTGAGGTCGGGCCGGCGCTGGGCGAGCCGGCGCAGTTCGGCGGTGACCACCTCGTCGGCGCGGGCGCGCAGGGCGGCCACGGTCGGCACCACGTCGGCGCCGCGCAGCCAGGTGAGGAAGGCCGCCACCTCGCTGGTGACGATGTCGGCGACCGCGGCGGCGTCGGTGGCGACCGGTCCGTCGGCGAGGTCGGCCGCGAGCCGGTCGATGTCGACCACGAGTACGCCGGGCAGCTCGGCGACGGCCGCGTCGACGTCCCGGGGTACGGCGAGGTCGAGCAGGACCAGCGGCGTGGCGGCGGACCCGTTCGCGACTCGTCGGGCCAGGGCGGCGGCCACCGTGTCGCGGGTGAGCACCGGCTCGATCGCCGCGGTGGCGGTGACTACGATGTCCACAGTGGACAGGGCTACGGTAAGATCATCGAAGGGGACGGCGGTGGCGCCGTACGCCTCGGCCAGCCGCGACGCCCGGTCGGCGCCCCGGTTGGTGACCGCTATCGAGCCGAGCCCGAGCCGGGTCAGCGTCGCTACGGCGAGCGCACCCATCGCACCCGCGCCGATCACCAGTGCCGGCCGGCCGGACAGGGATCCGCCGAGCCGGTTGGCGGCGATCTCCAGCCCGGCGCTGACCACGCTCTGGCCCGCCTGGTCGATGCCGGTCTCGGAATGGGCCCGCTTGCCGACCCGGAGCGCCTGCTGCATCAACTCGTGCAGTTGCCGGCCGGTCGCGTCGGCCTCGGTCGCCACGTGGTAGGCGTCCCGGAGCTGGCCCAGGATCTGCGCCTCGCCGACGACCATCGAGTCCAGCCCGGTGGCCACCCGGAACACGTGCTCGACCGCGGCCTCGTCGTAGTGCACGTAGAGGTGGTTGGCGAGGTCGGCGGGCGAGCAGCCGGCCTCGGTGGCGAGCACCGTGCAGATGTCGCCGAGACCGCCGTGGAAGCCGGACACCGCGGCGTATATCTCGACCCGGTTGCAGGTCGAGACCACCACGGCCTCACCGACGTAGGGCTGGGCGAGCAGGCGATCGAGGATCCGGGGCAGGTCGGCCGTGGAGACCGACAGCCGCTCCAGGGTGGCGACCGGGGCGGTGCGGTAGGACGCGCCGACGACGAGCAGGTTCACGAGCCGACCACCTCCGTACGGTTCGAGCGGGGACGACCCGGCGGGGCGGGTTCCTTGGCCCCGGTGCCGGTGCCGCTGGCGTCCTCGGTACCGGTGGCGGCGAGGTTCGGATCGACCTCGGCCCGCCCACCGGGCAGTGCGGTCAACGATGCCTTGCGGTGTTCGTGGAAGGAGAGGATCTGCAACTCGATCGCGAGGTCGACCTTGCGCACGTCCACTCCCTCCGGCACCCCGAGCACGCAGGGCGCGAAGTTGAGGATGCTGGTCACGCCGGCGGCCACCAGCAGGTCGGCGACCCGTTGTGCGGCGGAGGCGGGGGTGGCGATCACACCGATCGCGATCGCCTCCTCGGCCGCGGTCACCGGCAGGTCGTCGATGTGCCGGACGGTCAGCCCGTTGATCTCCTCGCCCACCCGCGCGGCGTCGGCGTCGAACAGGGCGGCGATCCGGAAACCACGGCTGGCGAAGCCCGCGTAGCCGGCCAGAGCGTGACCGAGATTACCCACGCCGACCAGTGCGACCGCGCGGCGCTGGGTGAGGCCGAGGACGTACTCGATCTGGTCGATCAGGAGGGCGACGTCGTAACCGACCCCCCGGGTGCCGTACGAGCCGAGGTGTGAGAGATCCTTGCGCAGCTTGGCCGAATTGACCCCGGCCGCGGCGGCCAGCCCCTCACTGGAGACCGTGTCGTCGCCGGCCTCGGCGAGGTTGTGCAGGGCACGCAGGTATTCGGGTAGCCGGGCGACCGTCGCCTCAGGAAGATCCGGAAGCGCCGGAACGGCACCGGCGCGCCCGGACGCGCCTGCGGGGCGGTGCTGACTCATGTGACTCCGTGCGGTGCGATCCTCGACCAACCGGAGTGGCGGGCCGTTAGAGGGCTCCCGCTTGCGACCGCTGTGACCGGCTGTGCTAGCAGGGCTCGTCGGAGTAACAGAGTAGGCGCTTGTGAAGACGTGCACAAATCGCGATCTTGAAGCCCCGCGACACGGCTTCACCAGGAACTCCATTCACAAGATCGGCTTGAGGGCGGGACGGTTCCGCCATGTCGATTATTGCTCAATTCCGACTATTCTCGCCAACTCGACAGGCTAACGTGGGTACGCGAGGACCGGAGCAGGTGAGGCCAGCCCTACCGGAAATAGGCAGGCCGACGGGATATGGACCGGTCGTCCGGTTGCCTAGCGTGGAGGGCATGACCACCGTCACCGCCAACGCCGAACCGGCCCCGTCGACGATTCTGCGCCAACTCGGCGTCGATTCGGCGTACGTGCTGCTCGGGTTCCCACTCGCGCTGGCCAGCTTCATCGTATTGATCATCGGCTTGGCGCTGGGCATCGGCCTGATGGTGACCGTGATCGGACTGCCGATCCTCGCCGGCACGCTCTACGCCGCCCGAGGCTGGGCCGACATCGAGCGGCGACGCATTCCCGCCGTACTGCACCAGCCCCGGATCCGGCCCCGGTACCGCACCGCCGAGCCCGAGGCGAACGCCTGGCGGCGGATCTTCGTACCGATCACCGACGGCCAGTCCTGGCTCGACCTGGCCCACGGCTGCGGCAAGCTGGTGGTGGCCCTGTCCACCTTCATCGTCACCGTCGTCTGGTGGGCCGCCGCCATCGGCGGGTCGCTCTACTGGGCGTACGACTGGACCCTGCCGCGCAGCGACGGGGACGAGGAGCTGAACGTGCTGCTCGGACTCGGCGACTCGGCCGGCGCCCGGATCGGCCTGAACAGCGCCTTCGGCATCTTCTTCCTGATCACCCTGCCGATCGTCGTACGCGGCTGCGCACTGCTCCAGGCCAGCTTCGGCCGGGCCCTGCTCACCGGGGTCGCCGAGATGCGCAACCGGATCACCGTGCTGGAGGAACAGAAGCGAGCGGCGGTCTCCGCCGAGGCCAGCGCGCTGCGCCGGCTCGAACGTGACATCCACGACGGCCCCCAGCAGCGCCTGGTCCGGCTCGCCATGGACATCAGCCGGGCCCAACATCAACTCGGCACCGACCCGGACGCCGCCCGGCGCACCCTCGACGAGGCGCTGGCCCAGACCCGGGACACCCTCGCCGAGCTGCGGGCCCTCTCCCGGGGCATCGCGCCACCGATCCTGGTCGACCGGGGCCTGCCCAGCGCCCTCGCCGCGCTCGCCGGCCGGGGGCTGATCCCGATCGACCTCACCGTCGACCCCCAACTCGGTACGCCCACCGGCCGGCTCGACCCGGCGGTCGAGAACGCCGCCTACTTCGTGGTGGCCGAAGCCCTGACCAACGTCGCCAAGCACAGCCGGGCCACCGAGTGCTGGCTCACCGTCACCCGCGCCGACCGGCAGTTGCACATCGCCGTCATCGACGACGGAGAGGGCGGAGCCCACCTCTCCAAGGGGCACGGCCTGGCCGGCATCGCCGACCGCGTACGCGCCACCGGCGGCACCCTGACCGTGATCAGCCCGACCGGCGGCCCGACCGAGGTCCGCGCCGAGCTTCCGTGCTGACCGAAACCACCACCCCGAACAGAGCCGGTGACGCCGTGGCCGACGACAACGTGGTAGACAACCGAGCCATGCGTGTAGTGATCGCCGACGACGCGTTCCTGCTCCGCGAGGGGCTGGTCCGACTGCTGACCGAGCACGGCCACGACGTGGTCGCCGCGGTCGGTGACGGCACCGCCCTGGTCGAGGCAGTGGTCGCACACCTGCCCGACGTCTCGATCGTCGACGTACGGATGCCGCCGACCCACACCGACGAAGGGCTCCGGGCCGCGGTCGAAGCCCGACGACTGGTCCCCCGGGCCCCGATCCTGGTCCTCTCCCAGTACGTCGAGGTCTCGTACGCCGACGACCTGCTCGCCACGGTCAATCCCGGACCCGGCGCCGGCGGCGGGATCGGCTACCTGCTCAAGGACCGGGTGGCCGCGATCGACGAGTTCCTCGACGCGCTCCGCCGGGTCGCCGGCGGCGGCACCGTGCTGGACCCCGAGGTGGTCGGCCAACTGCTGGTCCGCCGCCGCCGCGACGACCCGCTGCGCGAACTGACCCCGCGCGAGCGCGAAGTGCTCGGCCTGATGGCCGAAGGACGCTCCAACACCGCCATCGCCCGCGCCCTGGTGGTCAGCGACGGAGCCGTCGAGAAGCACGTCCGAAACATCTTCACCAAGCTCCGCCTACCCCCCGACGAGGAACAACACCGCCGCGTCCTGGCCGTGCTCGCCTACCTACGCGGATAGTCGCCCCCAGCTCCGCTGGGACAGCGGTGGTCCGGCACGGATAGTGGCGCCCAGCCCCCGCTCGGACAGCGCCGGCCCGGCAGCAGTGCCCCCCGCTGGGACAGCGGTGGTCAGCGGGCTGCCAGCGCCACGGCTTCGGTGAGGGTGTCGGCCACCGGGCGGCCGGAGGCACGCAGGCGGGCCGGGTCGGTGAAGCCGCCGGTGTAGAGGACGCAGGTGGCGCCGACCGACTCGGCGGCGTCGGCGTCATCGATCGAGTCGCCGATGAGCACCACCGACGAGCCGGGTATGCCGAGCTCGTCCAGGTGACGCGCCAGGTGCGCGGCCTTGTGGTCGCCGCCGACGGTGCCCCGCAGACCGTCGACCCGGCTGAACATCCCGGTCAGGCCGTACGTCTCGACCGCCGGAACCAGCTCGTCGTGGAACCACATGGACAGCAGTGACTGCGTACCGGTCCAGGAGCGCATCGCGGTGGTGGCGTCCTCCGCCAGCGCACAGGTGGTCAACCCGGTCCGGTACGCATCATGAAAGATCTTGTCGAGCGAGCCGAACGCGTCGGCGTCCACCGCCCGCCCCAGCACGTCCGCGTAGTACTCGGAGATCGGTCGCCGGAACCCGAGCCGATGCTCCTCAGCCGTGACCAACGGTCCCCCGACACTGGCGAACACCACATTCGTCGACGCCACAACCAGACCGAGATCGTTGAGCAGAGTCCCGTTCCAGTCCCAAACCAAATGCGCCCGCCCCATCCCCACCCCAGCACCCTACCCCTCCCCCCTCCCCTCCCTCCCCCTCCCTCTAGCTCGTCGATCTAGGGCAAATGGTGGTGGTTAGAGATCAACTAACACGTATTTGCCCTAGATCGACGAGGAGAGGGGGTGCACGGGGGGCGGGGGGGGCGGGGGGGGGGGGGGCGGGGGGCGGGGGGAGTTAGGGGGTTTGGGTTAGGGCTTGGAGGAGGCGGGGTTCTTCTACTCGCCAGTAGCCGTGTTCCTTGCCGTCGAGGAGGATGACCGGGATGCGGTCGCCGTACTCGCGTTCGAGTTCCAGGTCGCCGGTGATGTCGACCTCGACCCAACGGTTGCCGGTGGTGGACACCACCCGCTCGACGGCCTGCCGGGCCACCTCGCACAGATGACATCCGGGTCGGGTGATCAGGGTCAGTCGCGGCTCGCTCACCATGGCGTTCTCCCAGGTCCGGCGTGGATCGCAGAAGTCTGGCACAGGCCGACCCCGGCCACTGCCGCGCATCGGCGTACGGCGGCCACTCGACTTCGCCGATGGG is a window of Micromonospora sp. NBC_01699 DNA encoding:
- the hemC gene encoding hydroxymethylbilane synthase; amino-acid sequence: MTALRLGTRGSALAMAQSGMVADAVRAATGREVELVEVVTAGDRSSAPVQRLGVGVFVSALRDALLAHEIDFAVHSYKDLPTAPADGLHIAAVPEREDPRDALVARDGRTLAELAPGSTIGTGALRRIAQLHALGLQFEVVPIRGNVDTRVQRVLGPNADLDAVVLARAGLARLGRTAEITETLDPMLMLPAPAQGALAVECRADEPDLIELLALLDHAPTRAAITAERALLATLEAGCSAPVAAFAELAEGDDGDEIYLRGAVISPDGVHDLRLSRTGTPADAGEIGKALAAELLDRGADSILGTPSHPGARTQHFGAQP
- a CDS encoding response regulator transcription factor; the encoded protein is MRVVIADDAFLLREGLVRLLTEHGHDVVAAVGDGTALVEAVVAHLPDVSIVDVRMPPTHTDEGLRAAVEARRLVPRAPILVLSQYVEVSYADDLLATVNPGPGAGGGIGYLLKDRVAAIDEFLDALRRVAGGGTVLDPEVVGQLLVRRRRDDPLRELTPREREVLGLMAEGRSNTAIARALVVSDGAVEKHVRNIFTKLRLPPDEEQHRRVLAVLAYLRG
- a CDS encoding glutamyl-tRNA reductase, with the protein product MNLLVVGASYRTAPVATLERLSVSTADLPRILDRLLAQPYVGEAVVVSTCNRVEIYAAVSGFHGGLGDICTVLATEAGCSPADLANHLYVHYDEAAVEHVFRVATGLDSMVVGEAQILGQLRDAYHVATEADATGRQLHELMQQALRVGKRAHSETGIDQAGQSVVSAGLEIAANRLGGSLSGRPALVIGAGAMGALAVATLTRLGLGSIAVTNRGADRASRLAEAYGATAVPFDDLTVALSTVDIVVTATAAIEPVLTRDTVAAALARRVANGSAATPLVLLDLAVPRDVDAAVAELPGVLVVDIDRLAADLADGPVATDAAAVADIVTSEVAAFLTWLRGADVVPTVAALRARADEVVTAELRRLAQRRPDLTDDQRADVAHTVHRVVQRLLHQPTVRVRQLAAEPGGDQYTALLRELFDLEVPNTAQVDTVPEIAPRLSLPAPGGDR
- a CDS encoding HAD family hydrolase; translation: MGRAHLVWDWNGTLLNDLGLVVASTNVVFASVGGPLVTAEEHRLGFRRPISEYYADVLGRAVDADAFGSLDKIFHDAYRTGLTTCALAEDATTAMRSWTGTQSLLSMWFHDELVPAVETYGLTGMFSRVDGLRGTVGGDHKAAHLARHLDELGIPGSSVVLIGDSIDDADAAESVGATCVLYTGGFTDPARLRASGRPVADTLTEAVALAAR
- a CDS encoding sensor histidine kinase → MTTVTANAEPAPSTILRQLGVDSAYVLLGFPLALASFIVLIIGLALGIGLMVTVIGLPILAGTLYAARGWADIERRRIPAVLHQPRIRPRYRTAEPEANAWRRIFVPITDGQSWLDLAHGCGKLVVALSTFIVTVVWWAAAIGGSLYWAYDWTLPRSDGDEELNVLLGLGDSAGARIGLNSAFGIFFLITLPIVVRGCALLQASFGRALLTGVAEMRNRITVLEEQKRAAVSAEASALRRLERDIHDGPQQRLVRLAMDISRAQHQLGTDPDAARRTLDEALAQTRDTLAELRALSRGIAPPILVDRGLPSALAALAGRGLIPIDLTVDPQLGTPTGRLDPAVENAAYFVVAEALTNVAKHSRATECWLTVTRADRQLHIAVIDDGEGGAHLSKGHGLAGIADRVRATGGTLTVISPTGGPTEVRAELPC
- a CDS encoding glutaredoxin family protein, whose amino-acid sequence is MSEPRLTLITRPGCHLCEVARQAVERVVSTTGNRWVEVDITGDLELEREYGDRIPVILLDGKEHGYWRVEEPRLLQALTQTP